In Quercus robur chromosome 10, dhQueRobu3.1, whole genome shotgun sequence, a genomic segment contains:
- the LOC126703452 gene encoding isovalerate--CoA ligase AAE2-like produces the protein MELEGLVRCSTNYVPLTPISFLERAAKAYRDTTSVVNGSVKYTWGDMHERCLKIASALNQLGISRGDVVATLAPNVPAMHELHFAVPMAGALICPLNTRHDSAMLSVLLEHSEAKIIFVDYQLLDIAHGALKLLTKTKRKPPILVLIAESDGPLPTDHISSETHEYESLLAEGHDGFEIIRPNSEWDPICINYTSGTTSRPKGVVYCHRGAYLNSLASVLLHGIGSLPVYLWTVPIFHCNGWNLTWGLAAQGGTNVCLRKVTPKAIFDNIALHNVTHMGGAPTVLNMIVNSPISDRRPLPHKVEVMTGGAPPPPQILSKMEELGFGISHLYGLTETYGPGTSCIWKPEWDSLPLNERYKLKARQGVHHVGLEDVEVKDPVTMASVPADGKTIGEIMFRGNTVMSGYLKDLEATKEAFNGGWFRSGDLAVKHPDNYIEVKDRLKDVIISGGENISTVEVETVLYSHPAILEAAVVARPDNHWGQTPCAFVKLKEGYDGVGAQEIIKFCRDHLPHYMTLKTVIFEDLPKTSTGKIQKFILREKAKAMGSLS, from the exons ATGGAATTGGAAGGCCTGGTTCGTTGCTCAACAAATTACGTTCCTTTGACTCCCATAAGCTTCTTGGAACGAGCAGCAAAGGCCTACAGAGACACAACCTCGGTTGTGAACGGTTCTGTGAAGTACACTTGGGGTGACATGCATGAACGATGTCTGAAAATAGCTTCTGCTCTGAACCAGTTGGGAATTTCTCGTGGGGATGTG GTTGCAACCCTGGCCCCTAATGTCCCAGCAATGCATGAGCTGCATTTTGCAGTTCCAATGGCAGGAGCTCTCATCTGTCCACTTAATACACGCCATGATTCAGCAATGTTATCAGTCCTGCTAGAACATTCAGAAGCCAAGATCATATTTGTAGACTACCAATTACTTGATATTGCTCATGGAGCACTCAAGCTTCtaacaaagacaaaaagaaagccACCAATTCTAGTCTTAATAGCTGAATCTGATGGCCCATTACCCACTGATCACATTTCCTCTGAAACTCACGAATATGAGAGTCTTCTGGCAGAAGGACACGATGGATTTGAGATAATACGACCAAATAGTGAATGGGATCCTATTTGTATTAATTACACTTCTGGCacaacatctagaccaaaaGGAGTAGTGTATTGTCACAGAGGTGCCTATCTAAATTCTCTAGCAAGTGTTCTTCTCCACGGGATTGGCTCATTGCCGGTTTACCTTTGGACTGTGCCTATTTTTCACTGCAATGGGTGGAACCTCACTTGGGGATTGGCAGCTCAGGGTGGCACCAATGTATGCCTCAGAAAAGTTACTCCAAAGGCCATATTTGACAACATTGCTCTGCATAATGTGACACACATGGGAGGGGCACCAACTGTCCTGAACATGATTGTGAACTCGCCGATCAGTGATCGAAGGCCACTTCCCCACAAGGTGGAAGTAATGACCGGGGGTGCACCCCCACCTCCACAAATTCTTTCCAAAATGGaagaattgggttttgggatATCTCACTTGTATGGCCTTACAGAAACATATGGTCCAGGAACTTCTTGCATATGGAAACCAGAGTGGGATTCTCTACCTCTCAATGAACGATACAAATTAAAAGCTCGACAAGGAGTTCATCATGTTGGATTGGAGGATGTTGAGGTAAAAGATCCTGTCACAATGGCAAGTGTACCAGCTGATGGTAAAACTATAGGGGAAATAATGTTTAGAGGTAACACAGTAATGAGTGGATACTTAAAAGATTTGGAAGCAACAAAAGAAGCTTTCAATGGTGGATGGTTTCGAAGTGGGGATTTAGCTGTGAAACATCCTGATAATTATATCGAAGTAAAGGATCGGTTGAAGGATGTGATAATTTCTGGTGGGGAAAACATAAGCACAGTTGAGGTGGAAACAGTTTTGTATAGTCATCCAGCAATTCTTGAGGCTGCAGTGGTTGCACGACCAGATAATCATTGGGGCCAAACTCCTTGTGCATTTGTGAAGTTAAAAGAAGGATATGATGGTGTTGGTGCTCAGgaaataatcaagttttgtcGAGATCATTTACCACATTATATGACTCTTAAGACTGTCATTTTTGAGGATTTGCCAAAAACCTCAACGGGAAAGATACAAAAgtttattttgagagagaaagcaAAGGCCATGGGCAGCCTTTCTTGA